One window from the genome of Pedobacter schmidteae encodes:
- a CDS encoding sialate O-acetylesterase → MKKILFILLMAFSANLYAQDMPIKLPSIISDHAVIQQEEVVKLWGWGPATKKIKIVGSWAPRDTVMALVTDECTWQTGIRTPKAGGPYTIQFINGGNVVTIRDILIGEVWLCGGQSNMALSCNAGILDGGDALQAPRNNEMRFFMPEFVYDTNPRSDCKGKWVVCEPETMAYFSAVGYFFGSTLQKQLKVPMGLIGSYMGATRIQPWMPKYVIENDVELARVSKNIGASWVPQGTAVLYNGMIHPLAPYTLSGVIWYQGETNACVDQEARVYGKMLRRLIDSWRTTFNKVFPFYVVQIAPFEGYYPKDAAAYLREQQETILVLPKTGVITIGDLVDSLKDIHPRLKAGVGKRLANLVLKEQYHVETLQPYSPHFAKMEINKNKAVIYTTAVGKLTSTTKEIFNFQMAGKDKIFYPAKAWIEKNGNISLTSTNVPEPVAVRYCFSNEAMPNIFDVNKLPLMPFRTDNWK, encoded by the coding sequence ATGAAGAAAATACTTTTTATACTGCTAATGGCATTTTCTGCAAATTTATATGCACAGGATATGCCGATCAAACTACCTTCTATTATCAGCGATCACGCTGTAATTCAACAAGAAGAGGTAGTGAAACTATGGGGCTGGGGACCTGCTACAAAAAAAATAAAGATTGTGGGTAGCTGGGCGCCGCGGGATACGGTAATGGCATTAGTGACAGATGAATGTACCTGGCAGACAGGCATACGTACACCAAAGGCTGGCGGGCCATATACCATTCAGTTTATTAACGGCGGCAACGTAGTCACCATACGGGATATCCTGATAGGCGAAGTATGGCTGTGTGGAGGACAATCAAATATGGCCTTATCTTGTAATGCAGGTATACTGGATGGAGGTGACGCACTTCAGGCACCTCGCAATAATGAAATGCGTTTTTTTATGCCTGAGTTCGTATATGACACCAATCCGAGGTCGGACTGCAAAGGTAAATGGGTGGTATGTGAGCCGGAAACAATGGCTTACTTTAGTGCAGTAGGTTACTTCTTTGGAAGTACTTTGCAAAAGCAGCTAAAAGTACCAATGGGTTTAATAGGCTCGTATATGGGCGCTACCCGTATTCAGCCATGGATGCCTAAATATGTAATAGAAAATGATGTAGAGCTGGCAAGAGTGAGCAAAAATATTGGCGCCTCCTGGGTACCACAAGGAACTGCTGTTTTATATAATGGTATGATTCATCCCCTGGCCCCCTATACACTCTCCGGTGTGATCTGGTATCAGGGTGAAACAAATGCGTGTGTAGATCAGGAAGCGAGAGTGTATGGGAAAATGCTGAGAAGATTGATTGATAGCTGGCGCACCACCTTTAACAAGGTATTCCCCTTTTACGTGGTACAGATTGCACCTTTTGAAGGATATTATCCTAAGGATGCAGCAGCATATTTGCGTGAACAGCAGGAAACCATACTAGTGCTTCCCAAAACAGGAGTGATTACAATTGGTGACCTGGTAGATTCGCTGAAAGACATTCACCCCCGGTTAAAAGCCGGTGTAGGGAAACGTTTGGCCAACCTTGTGCTAAAAGAGCAATATCATGTGGAAACATTACAGCCCTATTCCCCGCATTTTGCAAAGATGGAAATCAACAAAAACAAAGCAGTGATTTATACTACTGCTGTAGGGAAGCTAACCAGCACCACCAAAGAGATTTTTAATTTTCAAATGGCGGGAAAGGATAAAATATTTTATCCCGCAAAAGCCTGGATTGAAAAAAATGGCAATATTTCCCTGACTTCAACAAATGTTCCTGAACCGGTAGCAGTGCGTTATTGTTTCTC
- a CDS encoding family 78 glycoside hydrolase catalytic domain, giving the protein MNNWRKWNLVVFLCLAIGIGSGQCQDTVNRIIAGNEELSTASWIGDAREQPKLDSLMYEDDPAPIFRKEFVAGRSIRSATLYITAAGYYSATINGKTLSDNYCDPAWTDFRKRIYYTRYDIKDKLQQGKNCISVMLGNGFYNSLPMTFWGQYNLRNALATGRPMLLAKLKIVYTNGQTTEIVTDRNWKYATGPVMRNNVYLGEVYDARKEIVGVALPGFNDEQWKAAVEKDGPGGKLQPAFFEPIQVIAIRQPVKIMGAPKGTYVIDMGVNFTGTFSIKLQGREGDTIRFRFGERIYNDNTLNPMTAVAGQIKKKGIGGPGAPALAVQGGMYIFGKDSIIEYSPVFSYRVYRYMEISGLRSAPDAKDIKGLALSSNVERKNNFTTSNSLINSIQQMVTRTFLSNLMSVQSDCPGREKFSYAGDMKATSEAFIYNFQMQNFYKKTLHDWVDSYQDSVFIDAAPYVGLKYCGLNFESAIFDLQHHLFQYYADTALIREMYDFNLRWMDKAARIHPSGIVDKGLSDHESLVNVPVQLLGTAAYLRSAQIMKEFSMILNNNRNEKRFAALEEKIRNSLREMYWSGDASADLLNRQSRQASMVYINTLPKKEQEAAILKLNSTKEAFNKQTFYALLLYCDVIPEKEKKQVVELLLKAVADAPAGHFTTGIFGTKYILEVLSMYGHADKVYEIVNSTAYPGWGFMIKNGATTQWETWAESDDVYSNCHPMFGSISGWFYKWLAGIRPVTPGFKKFIIAPVLPESLSQVKCTYESPQGTIVANWNKKDTTSIFNVSVPAGSVATFQLPATHTRKVKVKNINTGTSFTPVINKDGTCKFDLVKGTYIITSE; this is encoded by the coding sequence ATGAACAATTGGAGGAAATGGAACCTGGTTGTGTTCCTTTGCCTGGCTATTGGTATTGGTAGTGGACAATGTCAGGACACCGTTAATAGAATTATCGCCGGCAATGAGGAGTTATCGACTGCGTCATGGATAGGAGATGCACGCGAACAGCCTAAATTGGATTCCTTGATGTATGAAGATGATCCTGCCCCGATATTCAGGAAAGAATTTGTAGCAGGCCGGTCTATCCGGTCTGCCACACTTTATATTACCGCAGCAGGATACTATAGTGCTACTATAAATGGCAAAACCTTATCGGATAACTACTGTGATCCTGCCTGGACGGATTTCAGGAAAAGGATTTATTATACCCGCTATGATATTAAGGACAAACTGCAGCAAGGGAAAAACTGTATCAGCGTGATGTTGGGAAATGGCTTTTATAATTCCTTGCCGATGACCTTTTGGGGACAATATAATCTGCGAAATGCATTGGCAACCGGACGCCCTATGCTACTGGCAAAGCTTAAAATAGTATACACAAACGGACAAACCACCGAAATAGTAACCGATAGGAACTGGAAATATGCTACAGGCCCGGTTATGCGAAATAATGTTTATCTGGGTGAAGTTTATGATGCCCGCAAAGAGATCGTTGGTGTTGCCTTACCTGGCTTTAATGATGAGCAGTGGAAAGCTGCTGTAGAGAAAGATGGACCTGGTGGAAAACTACAACCGGCATTTTTTGAACCGATACAGGTAATTGCCATCAGGCAGCCTGTGAAAATAATGGGGGCACCTAAAGGCACCTACGTAATAGATATGGGAGTGAACTTTACCGGTACTTTCAGTATTAAGCTGCAAGGAAGAGAAGGAGATACCATAAGGTTTCGTTTTGGAGAAAGGATTTACAACGACAACACATTAAACCCGATGACAGCAGTAGCTGGACAGATCAAAAAAAAGGGCATAGGAGGCCCTGGAGCACCTGCATTGGCAGTTCAAGGTGGCATGTATATTTTCGGAAAGGATAGCATAATAGAATATAGCCCGGTGTTTTCCTATAGGGTATACCGGTACATGGAAATTTCAGGACTTCGTAGTGCGCCGGACGCTAAAGACATTAAAGGTCTGGCACTCAGTTCAAATGTAGAACGAAAAAATAATTTTACAACTTCCAACAGCCTCATCAATTCTATTCAGCAAATGGTAACCCGTACTTTCCTGAGTAACCTGATGAGTGTACAATCAGACTGCCCGGGTCGGGAAAAGTTCAGCTATGCCGGAGATATGAAAGCGACCAGTGAAGCCTTCATTTACAACTTCCAGATGCAAAATTTTTATAAAAAAACTTTGCATGACTGGGTAGATTCCTATCAGGATTCTGTATTTATTGATGCCGCACCTTATGTGGGATTAAAGTATTGCGGCCTCAATTTTGAATCGGCTATTTTTGATTTACAGCATCATTTGTTTCAATACTACGCTGACACGGCGCTGATACGGGAGATGTATGATTTTAATCTGCGATGGATGGACAAAGCGGCCCGTATTCACCCTTCGGGTATTGTAGACAAAGGATTAAGTGATCATGAATCCCTGGTTAACGTGCCTGTGCAATTATTAGGTACAGCCGCATATCTCCGGTCTGCCCAAATCATGAAAGAGTTTTCCATGATCCTAAATAACAACAGAAACGAAAAACGATTTGCAGCACTTGAAGAAAAGATCAGAAACAGTTTAAGGGAAATGTATTGGTCGGGCGATGCATCGGCTGATTTGCTCAACCGGCAATCACGCCAGGCCTCTATGGTATATATTAATACGCTCCCGAAGAAAGAGCAAGAAGCGGCCATCTTAAAGCTCAACAGCACTAAGGAAGCTTTTAATAAACAAACGTTTTATGCATTACTGTTGTATTGCGATGTAATTCCAGAGAAAGAAAAAAAGCAAGTGGTGGAATTGTTATTGAAAGCCGTTGCCGACGCGCCTGCCGGACATTTTACCACAGGTATTTTTGGGACTAAATATATACTGGAAGTACTCTCTATGTATGGACATGCAGATAAGGTATATGAGATTGTGAACAGTACAGCATACCCGGGATGGGGTTTTATGATAAAAAACGGCGCTACTACCCAATGGGAAACATGGGCAGAAAGTGATGATGTTTATTCCAATTGCCATCCCATGTTTGGATCAATATCCGGATGGTTCTACAAATGGCTGGCAGGAATCAGACCGGTTACACCAGGATTTAAGAAATTTATTATTGCCCCTGTATTACCAGAAAGTCTTTCCCAGGTGAAATGCACTTATGAGTCACCACAAGGGACTATTGTGGCCAACTGGAACAAAAAGGATACAACCAGTATTTTTAATGTTTCGGTGCCGGCAGGAAGTGTGGCTACTTTTCAGTTGCCAGCAACACATACCAGAAAAGTCAAAGTTAAAAACATAAACACCGGCACCTCTTTTACTCCGGTAATAAACAAGGATGGTACCTGCAAATTTGATCTTGTTAAAGGAACTTATATAATAACATCAGAATGA
- a CDS encoding RagB/SusD family nutrient uptake outer membrane protein, with translation MKRINILFLTGVLLLSSCEKNILDKKPLDRISDNIVWNDLNAIESNLAGSYSMMSVFENETPDKYIGIRPGVSWTTEAQVGVTLINNITDESTWGFYPQWTNFRNSGITINGGLLEWWENAYIIIRQLNDFIEKVPGSPIEEAKRKSLVAEARFLRAYNYFSMVRRYGGVPLVLKAQKIDDPKEILYPKRNSEQELYDFVINEMDEIYKDLPPKAISGRASKYAALTLKSRAALYAGSIAEYGTIQLNGLLGIPASASQAYYQKSFDASKIIIEDGVNGLYNVNADKVKNFRDVFMVKENKEAIFVVAHNNKDMISAGGNGWYYDFMQAPMPNAWYNGNQNMPYLTFIASTFEKADGTAPDLSTSRLKSKLWDKTELWQGMEPRFFATIYTNGSSWKGSPIDWHKALKVNGNYLTDPNGAYQGVPYVGLQGQKSGPSTGFGVLKYLDEAKNNMVYDFASSQDWIVFRFAEVLLNHAEAAFKLNKTTDALNAINAIRARAGVKERQAIDFSLIQKERKVELAYEGHRYWDVRRWRIATTELTSRHTGLRYILDYATGKLELDILPNVDGGENVKPVFETYNYYLPITNKRTQQNPNLVENPGYK, from the coding sequence ATGAAAAGAATTAACATCCTTTTTTTGACAGGAGTGCTTTTGTTGAGTTCCTGCGAAAAAAACATCCTGGATAAAAAACCCTTAGATCGAATTTCAGATAATATTGTTTGGAATGATCTGAACGCAATTGAATCTAATCTGGCTGGCAGTTACAGTATGATGAGTGTTTTCGAAAATGAAACACCAGACAAATATATTGGTATAAGGCCGGGCGTGAGCTGGACAACTGAGGCACAGGTTGGTGTTACATTAATCAATAACATTACAGATGAATCTACATGGGGATTTTACCCTCAGTGGACTAATTTCAGGAATAGTGGCATCACCATTAATGGCGGTTTATTGGAGTGGTGGGAAAACGCATACATCATTATCCGTCAGTTAAATGACTTTATTGAAAAGGTACCTGGTTCGCCAATTGAGGAAGCAAAAAGAAAAAGTTTAGTAGCCGAAGCCAGATTTTTGAGGGCTTATAATTATTTCTCGATGGTAAGAAGGTACGGTGGCGTGCCATTAGTTTTAAAAGCACAAAAGATTGACGATCCAAAGGAGATTCTGTATCCAAAAAGAAATTCAGAACAGGAACTATACGATTTCGTAATCAATGAGATGGACGAGATTTATAAAGATCTTCCACCAAAAGCGATTTCTGGCCGTGCCTCGAAATACGCTGCACTAACCTTGAAATCGAGAGCAGCGCTGTATGCTGGAAGTATTGCCGAGTACGGTACCATTCAGTTAAATGGCTTGCTGGGTATACCCGCCTCTGCATCTCAGGCTTATTATCAGAAAAGTTTTGACGCCTCTAAAATCATTATTGAAGATGGAGTAAATGGCCTATACAATGTGAATGCCGATAAAGTGAAAAACTTTAGAGATGTATTTATGGTAAAGGAAAATAAAGAAGCCATATTCGTAGTTGCTCACAATAATAAGGATATGATTTCGGCCGGTGGTAATGGCTGGTATTATGACTTTATGCAGGCGCCAATGCCTAATGCATGGTACAATGGGAATCAGAACATGCCTTATTTAACATTTATTGCCTCTACATTTGAAAAGGCCGACGGAACAGCTCCTGATTTAAGTACATCAAGGTTGAAAAGCAAGCTTTGGGATAAAACCGAGTTATGGCAGGGAATGGAGCCACGTTTTTTCGCAACCATTTATACCAATGGATCAAGCTGGAAAGGGAGCCCTATTGACTGGCATAAAGCGTTAAAGGTAAACGGTAATTATCTGACTGATCCCAACGGTGCATATCAGGGGGTTCCTTATGTCGGATTACAAGGCCAAAAGTCTGGCCCTTCGACCGGATTCGGTGTACTAAAATACCTGGACGAAGCTAAAAACAATATGGTTTACGATTTTGCATCTAGTCAGGACTGGATTGTATTTCGCTTTGCAGAGGTCCTACTGAATCATGCAGAAGCTGCATTTAAATTAAATAAGACCACAGATGCACTGAATGCTATTAATGCCATCAGGGCAAGGGCTGGAGTTAAGGAACGTCAGGCAATTGATTTTAGTTTAATACAAAAGGAAAGGAAGGTTGAGCTGGCCTATGAAGGACATCGCTATTGGGATGTGAGACGCTGGAGAATTGCCACAACTGAATTAACCAGTCGTCATACGGGACTAAGATATATCCTTGATTATGCAACCGGTAAATTGGAATTGGATATTTTGCCTAATGTGGACGGCGGAGAGAATGTCAAACCCGTCTTCGAGACTTACAATTATTACTTACCAATTACCAATAAAAGAACCCAGCAAAACCCAAATCTTGTAGAAAATCCAGGCTATAAATAA
- a CDS encoding SusC/RagA family TonB-linked outer membrane protein gives MKLTVIFTVIIYLQASAGGFAQKINLSEKKCSLNQVLSKIELQSGYDFFYKGNLINDIKVTADIKNADIREALNIILQDQPFTYSIIDKTVIIRPKNDKHKKMDNNSIPDFIQTVISGKVTDKNGAPLPGVNVKIKGNAINTVTNKDGEYSLKIQESSGVIEFSYIGYVTQSIALGKQNTINVILMEDEKGLNEVVVVGYGEVAKKDLTAAVSTLRAAELAKVPLSSVTNALVGKLPGLIAMQTSGQPGMDASSLNIRGFGNALIIVDGVEVDFKNIDASQIESVTILKDGAASIYGSRAGNGVILITTKRGSIGKPVITVNGITTLQRPTYFQKMLSSGDYTTLVSESYLQSGQPAAGVPYTKEQIAKYYAANEPGYYNTDWQKAIVKDWAPMHNLNASIRGGTDKIRYYAFLGTLGQGSFWKNNGGDYNRYNFQSNVDANILDNLTMSITMSNIVDRINSTNRPQNGGGYLFADLYNNMPMYPSSLPDPSKIPYSGSATGGALVQSDRDLGGYSDNHFQTLNQSASLTYDFKSIKGLTLKAFGNYIQINDNMKSYARPVDLYTYNVDTKEYTLASQYNSNTQMSQQKSVTTTMTGQFSVNYNRTINEIHKLTAMALYELYTYKYDFIQAGRSNFTFPTLDQLFAGSSSSVSNNGSASEMSRASYVGRLNYGYKEKYLAGFILRADASAKFPPESRWGYFPSVSLGWRMAEEGFMKTIKNLDELKLRVSYGASGNDGIGNFQYLAGYGPTLMPALFGGIPVMGITPLGMANPTLSWERIAIYNAGFDYSFFNRKLYGEAEFFYRKRNGIAAKKTVSLPSSFGTELPLENLNSQSNRGFEFRVGTTGESNNWKWDVSANISWQRAKWGHVEEVEYTDPDSKRIYQLSGQWIDRTMGYTSNGLFTSQDQIDNLGFAYPGNPVLKLGDVRYVDKNGDGLLDWKDMSEIGKGQIPQWMGGLNTNLSYKQFDFSALFQGAFGYYKPVSLTSFTQTFFDNRWTEEKNDGEALIPRLGGTGTNGYLSQRNFRKADYVRLKSFTVGYTLPKGITQKMNFQTIRFYLAGSNLFTISGLNKFDIDPESPYSVQDGQPTTSYYPQMKTIMLGVNVSL, from the coding sequence ATGAAATTAACAGTAATTTTTACGGTAATCATTTATTTGCAGGCCAGTGCTGGAGGCTTCGCACAAAAAATAAATCTTTCTGAGAAAAAATGTTCGTTAAATCAGGTTCTTTCGAAAATAGAGCTGCAAAGCGGTTACGATTTTTTTTATAAAGGGAACCTGATAAATGACATCAAGGTTACGGCCGATATCAAAAATGCTGATATCAGAGAGGCATTAAATATTATTTTACAAGACCAGCCCTTTACTTATTCAATCATTGATAAAACAGTGATTATCAGACCAAAGAATGACAAGCATAAAAAGATGGACAACAATAGCATTCCAGACTTCATTCAAACGGTCATCTCGGGAAAGGTTACAGATAAAAATGGTGCCCCTTTGCCAGGGGTAAACGTTAAAATAAAAGGGAATGCAATAAATACTGTTACAAATAAGGACGGCGAATACAGTCTTAAAATACAGGAAAGTTCGGGAGTAATCGAATTCAGCTATATTGGCTATGTTACCCAATCTATTGCCTTAGGTAAGCAAAATACAATTAACGTGATCTTGATGGAGGATGAAAAAGGATTAAATGAGGTAGTTGTGGTTGGCTATGGTGAAGTGGCAAAGAAAGATCTGACTGCCGCTGTTTCTACACTTAGAGCCGCCGAGCTGGCTAAAGTTCCCCTATCGTCTGTAACAAATGCCTTAGTTGGCAAATTACCTGGGCTAATTGCTATGCAAACCAGTGGACAACCCGGAATGGACGCTTCCAGTTTAAACATCCGGGGATTTGGAAATGCGCTGATCATCGTCGACGGAGTTGAAGTAGACTTCAAAAATATTGATGCCAGTCAAATTGAGAGTGTAACCATCCTCAAAGATGGCGCTGCATCCATTTATGGTTCCCGGGCAGGAAATGGCGTGATCTTGATCACTACAAAGCGAGGTTCAATAGGTAAACCTGTTATTACAGTAAATGGTATCACAACATTGCAACGTCCAACTTACTTCCAGAAGATGCTTTCTTCGGGCGACTATACGACCTTGGTATCGGAAAGCTATCTGCAGTCGGGGCAGCCGGCTGCTGGTGTCCCTTATACTAAAGAACAAATAGCTAAATACTATGCGGCAAATGAGCCCGGCTATTACAATACTGATTGGCAAAAGGCGATTGTGAAAGACTGGGCACCAATGCACAATTTAAATGCTTCTATACGTGGCGGCACTGATAAGATCAGATATTATGCTTTTTTAGGTACACTAGGGCAAGGTTCTTTTTGGAAAAATAATGGCGGTGATTACAATCGTTATAATTTTCAGTCAAATGTTGATGCCAATATTTTGGATAACCTGACCATGAGTATTACCATGTCTAACATTGTAGACCGGATCAATTCGACCAACAGACCCCAAAATGGAGGTGGTTACTTGTTTGCCGATTTATACAACAACATGCCAATGTATCCATCAAGCTTACCCGATCCATCAAAAATCCCTTATAGCGGATCGGCCACAGGTGGAGCACTGGTGCAATCGGACAGAGATTTGGGTGGGTACTCAGATAATCATTTTCAGACTTTAAATCAGTCTGCCAGTTTAACTTATGATTTTAAATCGATAAAAGGCCTCACTTTAAAAGCTTTTGGAAATTATATCCAGATTAATGACAACATGAAGTCTTATGCAAGGCCGGTAGATTTATATACCTATAATGTAGATACAAAGGAATATACGCTTGCTTCGCAATACAATTCAAATACGCAAATGTCTCAGCAGAAATCGGTAACCACCACCATGACTGGACAATTTTCTGTGAACTACAACCGTACCATAAACGAAATCCATAAGCTAACTGCAATGGCGTTGTATGAGCTTTACACTTATAAATACGACTTCATTCAGGCAGGGAGATCAAATTTTACTTTTCCTACACTTGACCAGCTTTTTGCGGGAAGTTCCAGTAGTGTAAGCAACAATGGATCGGCCAGTGAGATGAGTCGCGCCAGTTATGTGGGCCGGCTAAATTATGGATATAAAGAAAAATACCTGGCCGGTTTTATTTTGCGCGCCGATGCCTCCGCTAAGTTTCCACCCGAATCCAGATGGGGATATTTCCCGAGCGTTTCTTTAGGATGGCGTATGGCTGAAGAAGGTTTTATGAAGACCATTAAAAACCTGGATGAACTTAAGCTTCGTGTTAGTTATGGAGCCTCTGGAAATGATGGTATTGGTAATTTTCAATACCTGGCAGGATACGGGCCTACTTTAATGCCCGCTTTATTCGGCGGAATACCGGTAATGGGAATTACACCGCTTGGCATGGCCAATCCAACATTATCATGGGAACGGATAGCTATTTACAATGCCGGATTTGATTACTCCTTTTTTAACAGAAAACTTTACGGAGAAGCGGAATTTTTCTACCGCAAAAGAAACGGAATTGCAGCAAAAAAAACAGTTAGTTTACCTTCCAGTTTTGGTACTGAGCTCCCATTAGAGAATTTGAACAGCCAGAGCAACAGAGGGTTCGAATTTAGAGTAGGAACTACTGGTGAAAGCAATAACTGGAAATGGGATGTGAGTGCTAATATTTCATGGCAAAGGGCCAAGTGGGGGCATGTAGAAGAGGTAGAATATACTGATCCTGATTCCAAAAGAATTTATCAGTTATCAGGCCAATGGATTGACAGAACCATGGGATATACGTCGAATGGTTTATTTACCAGCCAGGATCAAATAGATAACCTTGGTTTTGCTTATCCCGGAAACCCGGTATTGAAATTAGGGGACGTAAGGTATGTAGATAAAAATGGAGATGGATTACTGGACTGGAAGGATATGTCAGAAATCGGAAAAGGCCAGATCCCACAATGGATGGGCGGCTTAAATACGAATTTAAGCTATAAACAATTTGACTTTTCTGCTTTGTTCCAAGGTGCATTTGGTTATTATAAACCTGTTTCCCTGACTTCTTTTACACAAACTTTTTTTGACAACCGTTGGACGGAAGAAAAAAATGATGGAGAGGCTTTGATTCCGCGTTTAGGCGGAACAGGGACGAACGGCTATTTGTCTCAGCGTAATTTTAGAAAAGCAGACTATGTGCGACTGAAATCATTTACTGTGGGTTATACTTTACCAAAAGGAATAACACAAAAAATGAACTTCCAAACGATTAGGTTTTATTTGGCCGGAAGCAATCTGTTTACCATTTCCGGGTTGAACAAGTTTGACATTGATCCTGAGTCCCCTTACTCGGTTCAGGATGGTCAGCCAACAACATCTTACTACCCACAAATGAAAACCATTATGCTTGGCGTAAATGTCTCACTATAA
- a CDS encoding FecR family protein, whose translation MNTQVLKLFTKYIDGQCTSTELEEVLAILKEGSYVSEWSKAISEDEEHIIKNGKVGNLTPQEIDDLYNGIESRLDRLSQTETLPHKKRISLWPRISIAAALILIVGGLFLFYSHSREVVKNNIMPGKNVAVLTFSNGKKISLSDEKTGIVIDASKLTYSDGTSIGQEGNHLTNELISANTPRGGTYQVILPDGTKVWLNAASTLKFPATFSGKTNREVELIGEAYFEVKKDKTRPFKVKTIQHEVEVLGTHFNINAYAEDGAVKTTLLEGSVKLVHQRKTAFLKPGQQGFVNNATADFKVVEADPVSISAWKNGEFIFNGTDLRSLMRQLSRWYDVEIVYEPGVKDDVFFGKIKRNTDLSKVLKILALGDVHFKIEDRKIIVMK comes from the coding sequence TTGAATACTCAAGTGTTAAAATTATTTACCAAATATATTGATGGCCAATGTACCTCTACAGAATTGGAAGAAGTACTCGCTATCTTGAAAGAAGGCAGTTATGTTTCGGAATGGAGTAAGGCCATTTCCGAAGATGAAGAGCACATCATAAAGAATGGTAAAGTCGGTAATCTCACGCCTCAGGAAATTGATGATCTGTATAACGGTATTGAAAGTAGACTTGATAGGCTAAGCCAGACCGAAACCCTGCCACACAAAAAAAGAATATCACTTTGGCCACGTATTTCTATTGCAGCTGCGTTAATATTGATTGTAGGCGGTTTATTTTTATTCTATAGTCATAGCAGAGAGGTAGTTAAAAATAACATTATGCCCGGAAAAAATGTAGCAGTACTAACTTTTTCAAATGGTAAGAAAATTAGTCTAAGCGACGAAAAAACCGGAATTGTGATTGATGCTTCAAAATTAACTTATAGTGATGGTACTTCTATTGGGCAAGAAGGAAATCATTTGACTAATGAGTTAATCAGTGCAAACACACCTCGTGGTGGTACCTATCAGGTAATTCTGCCCGACGGAACTAAGGTATGGCTCAATGCTGCATCAACACTAAAATTTCCGGCAACGTTTTCCGGAAAAACAAATCGAGAGGTAGAATTGATTGGAGAAGCCTATTTTGAGGTTAAAAAGGATAAAACCCGTCCCTTTAAGGTGAAAACTATTCAGCATGAAGTGGAGGTCCTGGGCACGCATTTTAATATAAATGCCTATGCGGAGGACGGAGCCGTTAAAACAACACTGTTGGAGGGAAGTGTTAAATTAGTGCATCAAAGAAAAACGGCTTTTTTGAAGCCGGGGCAGCAAGGTTTCGTTAACAATGCTACAGCCGATTTCAAAGTGGTTGAAGCGGACCCAGTCAGCATATCTGCATGGAAGAATGGAGAATTTATTTTTAATGGCACGGATTTAAGATCATTGATGAGACAACTATCACGTTGGTATGATGTAGAAATTGTTTACGAACCCGGAGTAAAAGATGATGTCTTTTTTGGAAAGATAAAACGGAATACCGATTTGTCCAAAGTATTAAAAATCCTGGCGCTTGGAGATGTTCATTTTAAGATTGAGGATCGTAAAATCATAGTAATGAAGTAG
- a CDS encoding RNA polymerase sigma factor produces the protein MTKQQLNYKLRFFMGKYDGLNDQELISLLQQGDEGALRPIYNKHISQLHYFILRTAKSKQFTEDIVQDVFIKVWENRMQIDCEQPFKPYLYTIAKRHLLNLLKRVQHETYIVEEIRKNVSLVENTTEMAINFQESNVTIVEAIDKLPSQCREVFLRCKIRGLSYQQTAKELGITEGTVNSQMVKALKAIRMHLQLKNTIGVLVIIINYISENQ, from the coding sequence TTGACTAAGCAACAATTAAATTACAAGTTGCGTTTTTTTATGGGAAAATATGATGGCCTTAATGATCAAGAACTCATTTCATTACTTCAACAGGGAGATGAAGGAGCGTTGAGACCAATATACAATAAGCATATCAGTCAATTACATTACTTTATTTTAAGAACAGCCAAGTCAAAACAATTCACGGAGGATATAGTACAGGATGTATTCATCAAGGTTTGGGAAAACCGAATGCAAATTGATTGCGAGCAACCATTTAAGCCTTACTTGTATACCATTGCAAAGCGACATTTACTTAATTTATTAAAAAGGGTTCAGCATGAAACTTATATTGTAGAAGAAATAAGAAAAAATGTCTCACTCGTGGAGAACACTACCGAAATGGCAATCAATTTTCAAGAAAGTAACGTTACTATAGTCGAAGCCATTGATAAGCTGCCTAGTCAGTGCAGAGAAGTTTTCTTAAGGTGCAAAATAAGAGGGCTTTCTTATCAACAAACTGCCAAAGAGCTGGGAATTACTGAAGGTACAGTCAACAGTCAGATGGTTAAGGCACTAAAGGCCATCAGAATGCATCTGCAATTAAAAAACACAATAGGCGTCTTAGTAATTATAATAAATTATATATCTGAAAATCAGTAA